The following are encoded in a window of Paraburkholderia hospita genomic DNA:
- a CDS encoding Gfo/Idh/MocA family protein — protein sequence MEGKYRVGIVGLSPGRGWAATAHIPALRALSGVYELAGVANTSLASAQAAAAAFGIPQAFESAAALAASPDIDIVVVTVKVQHHKDVVTAALQAGKTVYSEWPLGNGLEETIALAELAREKKALAVVGAQAIASPEVQFMRKLVADGKIGDVLSSTYVGSGFSWGDDILQGDAYAMDNANGATLLSVIGGHAIAAIDAVLGDIEQIGAVLSQRRQTVRIIETGETVEMKTPDHLMANAILRSGAPLSLQLRGGLPRGTKLLWEINGSEGDLRVTARNEYVPAVNISPLRVEFGRKGQNGYEELDVPDPFPIDAGDAVAARNVAGVYRLIADDLRHGTRTAPSFDHARALHEVLYAIEQSSETGNRIKVNK from the coding sequence ATGGAAGGAAAATATCGTGTCGGTATCGTCGGCCTGAGCCCAGGGCGCGGTTGGGCGGCAACAGCTCATATTCCGGCCTTGCGGGCGTTGTCCGGCGTCTATGAGCTCGCCGGCGTGGCGAATACGAGCCTCGCGAGCGCGCAAGCGGCGGCCGCCGCGTTCGGTATCCCGCAGGCATTCGAAAGCGCCGCTGCGCTGGCCGCATCGCCGGACATCGACATCGTCGTCGTCACCGTCAAGGTTCAGCACCACAAGGACGTCGTCACGGCGGCCCTGCAGGCGGGCAAGACCGTGTACAGCGAATGGCCGCTCGGCAATGGGCTCGAAGAAACCATCGCGCTTGCCGAACTCGCGCGCGAGAAAAAGGCATTGGCCGTCGTTGGCGCACAGGCGATCGCCTCTCCCGAAGTGCAGTTCATGCGCAAGCTCGTCGCGGACGGCAAGATCGGCGACGTCCTGTCTTCGACGTACGTCGGATCGGGTTTCAGCTGGGGAGACGACATCCTGCAGGGTGACGCCTACGCGATGGACAACGCGAACGGCGCGACACTGCTTTCCGTGATCGGTGGGCACGCGATTGCGGCGATCGATGCCGTCCTCGGCGATATCGAACAGATCGGCGCGGTGCTCTCGCAACGCAGGCAAACCGTGCGCATCATCGAGACGGGCGAAACCGTCGAGATGAAAACGCCCGACCACCTCATGGCGAACGCGATTCTCCGCTCCGGGGCCCCGCTTTCGTTGCAGCTCCGCGGTGGCCTGCCGCGCGGAACGAAGCTGCTGTGGGAGATCAACGGAAGCGAGGGTGACTTGCGCGTCACCGCGAGGAATGAATACGTTCCGGCCGTCAACATCTCGCCCTTACGCGTCGAATTCGGACGCAAAGGCCAGAACGGCTATGAGGAGCTCGACGTCCCCGATCCGTTTCCGATCGATGCGGGCGATGCCGTTGCAGCGCGCAATGTCGCGGGCGTCTACCGGTTGATCGCCGACGACCTGCGCCACGGCACCCGCACGGCGCCCAGCTTCGATCACGCACGCGCACTTCACGAGGTGCTCTATGCAATCGAGCAGTCGAGTGAAACGGGCAATCGGATCAAGGTGAACAAGTAG
- a CDS encoding nuclear transport factor 2 family protein — protein sequence MEAKLQQLLDEAEIRRVHIRYCRGIDRMDWDLVRSCYHPDAIDRHGAYEGGVEGFIDWAAELLPNFESTQHFTGNQYVEVHGDVAFAEHYAQASHRTKPDGDKPAMDWVVNIRYVDRMERRNGEWRIADRMVVLDSQRSDPVPGDLAPLGNSNVGRRDKDDPSYRYQIV from the coding sequence TTGGAAGCGAAACTTCAGCAGCTGCTGGATGAAGCGGAGATTCGCCGCGTTCATATCCGCTATTGCCGCGGCATCGATCGGATGGACTGGGATCTCGTGCGGTCGTGTTACCACCCGGATGCGATCGACAGGCACGGTGCGTATGAGGGTGGTGTCGAAGGTTTCATCGACTGGGCAGCCGAGTTGTTGCCGAACTTCGAATCGACGCAGCACTTCACCGGCAACCAGTATGTCGAGGTCCACGGCGACGTGGCGTTTGCGGAACATTATGCGCAGGCAAGCCACCGCACGAAGCCCGACGGCGACAAACCTGCGATGGACTGGGTGGTGAACATTCGCTACGTGGACCGCATGGAGCGGCGAAACGGCGAATGGCGCATTGCCGATCGGATGGTCGTACTCGACTCCCAGCGATCGGACCCGGTTCCCGGAGATCTCGCACCGCTCGGAAATTCCAATGTCGGGCGCCGTGACAAGGACGACCCGTCGTACAGATACCAGATCGTATGA
- a CDS encoding cupin domain-containing protein: protein MSGKPHDAGPPPVQLWTRDGFQGALSVVTRPTYAPDYLSVQGPHAPRRAVLERLTPDDQDDPEALPTTVATSRLGVKLHVSGRRKPMPYVVRNVEADEIHFIQSGTVRFETDVGCLTATEGDFVCIPRSVAYRYAPTGDAMRSIIVESPSALKLAPPAPSGMLNVARDLKFAEVDAAMPAGGPTRLVLKTLDPENTVFMMPHDPLALGMCLSESVPVWKLNLASIQVHAYLPEGGPPSQFLSSTTGDLLMFNLSARPGGRPPVHINADFDEVICYVRGPGAWGGCTEPGTLTCVPKGVIHHGPSEDVPEGYQAWLLETRATLRWTPKAIAASELMETGQYRPHPGTAK from the coding sequence ATGAGTGGCAAGCCGCATGATGCAGGCCCCCCGCCGGTGCAACTCTGGACCCGTGACGGATTCCAGGGCGCGCTGTCAGTGGTGACCCGGCCGACCTACGCGCCCGATTATCTTTCCGTGCAGGGACCGCATGCACCGCGGCGAGCCGTCCTCGAGCGCCTGACGCCGGACGATCAGGACGACCCCGAGGCCCTTCCGACCACCGTGGCGACCTCCAGGCTCGGCGTCAAGCTGCATGTGTCGGGACGGCGCAAGCCCATGCCGTATGTGGTGCGCAATGTCGAAGCGGACGAGATCCATTTCATCCAGTCCGGCACGGTCAGGTTCGAAACGGACGTGGGCTGTCTCACGGCGACGGAAGGGGACTTCGTCTGCATTCCCCGCTCCGTCGCGTACCGGTATGCACCGACGGGCGATGCGATGCGAAGCATCATCGTCGAGAGTCCTTCGGCCCTGAAGCTCGCGCCGCCTGCGCCAAGCGGCATGCTCAACGTCGCGCGGGATCTGAAGTTTGCCGAAGTCGATGCCGCCATGCCGGCCGGCGGCCCGACGCGGCTGGTGCTGAAGACCCTCGACCCCGAGAACACGGTCTTCATGATGCCGCATGACCCCCTCGCACTCGGCATGTGCCTGTCGGAGTCCGTCCCGGTGTGGAAGCTGAATCTGGCCAGTATCCAGGTTCACGCCTACCTGCCCGAGGGCGGGCCGCCCAGCCAGTTTCTGTCATCGACTACGGGCGACCTGCTGATGTTCAACCTCAGCGCGCGTCCCGGTGGGCGGCCACCCGTTCACATCAATGCCGATTTCGACGAGGTGATCTGTTACGTGCGAGGCCCGGGCGCCTGGGGCGGCTGTACGGAACCGGGGACGTTGACCTGTGTGCCGAAGGGAGTCATCCACCACGGGCCGTCGGAGGACGTTCCCGAGGGCTATCAGGCCTGGTTGCTGGAAACACGCGCGACCCTGCGCTGGACGCCGAAGGCCATTGCCGCATCGGAGCTGATGGAGACGGGCCAATACCGGCCGCATCCGGGCACGGCGAAGTGA
- a CDS encoding 3-keto-5-aminohexanoate cleavage protein, giving the protein MIEKLPLWEAAKRELEEYQFIAGAELQPKWDVSEKVAINAAVSGRFEDTSSFQAYVDEATSVIEAGACGVHIDFSFMTDAQGRRMDRDILPVEAYKQVIEPLRARFGNDFVPNVNVLNGTTFDMCLSPAREGLTEVAPCAPGHPEAFALPAVTTLEELGVKPELAVHSSGEIELAKRKLIDTGILKKPYNWLILYGLPFNVGRTLVSGTWVSDAQDMTQHMFLMVDQIRKIDPTSVISVCAAGRASLYMTTLATMMGLHIRVGTEDTPWKYPNSDERLQSNLEMFQMAKDIAGLLGRKPATANEYRQLIGKPVRT; this is encoded by the coding sequence ATGATCGAAAAACTGCCACTCTGGGAAGCCGCCAAACGCGAATTGGAGGAGTACCAGTTCATCGCAGGGGCCGAGTTGCAGCCCAAGTGGGACGTGTCGGAGAAGGTCGCAATCAACGCCGCGGTCTCGGGCCGCTTTGAAGACACGTCGTCGTTCCAGGCGTACGTGGATGAAGCGACCAGCGTGATCGAGGCCGGCGCTTGCGGCGTTCACATCGACTTCTCGTTCATGACCGACGCACAGGGGCGCCGCATGGATCGCGACATCCTGCCCGTCGAGGCCTACAAGCAGGTTATCGAGCCGCTGCGCGCCCGCTTCGGCAACGATTTCGTGCCGAACGTGAACGTGCTGAACGGCACGACGTTCGATATGTGCCTGAGTCCCGCTCGCGAAGGCCTGACTGAAGTCGCGCCCTGCGCGCCGGGCCATCCTGAGGCCTTTGCGTTGCCGGCCGTCACGACGCTCGAGGAACTGGGCGTCAAGCCCGAACTGGCGGTCCACAGCTCCGGCGAAATCGAGCTTGCCAAGCGCAAGCTGATCGATACCGGCATCCTCAAGAAGCCGTACAACTGGCTGATCCTCTACGGCCTGCCGTTCAACGTCGGCCGCACGCTGGTGTCGGGCACCTGGGTGAGCGACGCCCAGGACATGACGCAACACATGTTCCTGATGGTCGACCAGATTCGCAAGATCGATCCGACCTCGGTCATCAGCGTCTGCGCAGCGGGCCGCGCGTCGCTCTATATGACCACCCTCGCCACCATGATGGGTCTGCATATCCGCGTCGGCACGGAAGACACGCCGTGGAAGTATCCGAACAGCGACGAGCGCCTCCAGAGCAATCTCGAGATGTTCCAGATGGCGAAGGACATCGCCGGTCTGCTCGGCCGCAAGCCGGCAACGGCGAATGAGTACCGGCAACTGATCGGCAAGCCGGTCCGAACTTAA
- a CDS encoding substrate-binding domain-containing protein has product MAAHQRGIKSRRDLRYWLEKLLVPTTQISAGLILSTGLICTAAHAAEDSITNHQGDITPMCGTKPMIVGVSDGYGGNTWRKTGLAEVKDELSRCKNVTRIIYSNANGDAQKANSDINSMVAQGINVLILLPDFGAVQLPAMRAAMKAGVAVVPYSAQVAGTPGRDYVVNVVGNTQQIGVMWADWLGSTLKNGNVVFMGGSPGATTSKNFMDGLRSGLKKYPGLKLLNEQYIVTNWNPVDAQKATVGLIAQYPKIDAIVTDGGETALAAVKAFEQAHLPVPAIATIASDNQVNCHFVAAKQAGKPYPYYTLDGTTTYVRFAVRQGVAAYQGTVNKESPSILPFPYADSAKGLDPKCDPTAPPDADLTSALPPEKLKAVFER; this is encoded by the coding sequence ATGGCCGCTCATCAACGCGGCATCAAGAGCCGCCGCGATCTCCGATACTGGCTAGAGAAGCTGCTCGTCCCGACTACGCAAATAAGCGCCGGCCTGATCCTTTCCACGGGTTTGATCTGTACCGCCGCCCACGCGGCGGAAGATTCCATCACGAACCATCAAGGCGACATCACGCCGATGTGCGGCACGAAGCCGATGATCGTTGGCGTGTCGGACGGTTATGGCGGCAATACGTGGCGCAAGACCGGCCTCGCGGAAGTCAAGGACGAGCTCAGCCGGTGCAAGAACGTCACGCGGATCATCTATAGCAACGCCAACGGCGATGCGCAGAAGGCAAACTCCGACATCAACAGCATGGTGGCGCAGGGCATCAACGTCCTCATTCTGCTTCCCGATTTCGGTGCGGTGCAGCTTCCCGCAATGCGGGCGGCCATGAAGGCGGGCGTCGCTGTCGTCCCGTACTCGGCTCAGGTCGCTGGCACACCTGGCCGTGACTACGTGGTCAACGTGGTGGGCAATACGCAGCAGATCGGTGTCATGTGGGCTGACTGGCTCGGAAGCACACTCAAGAACGGAAACGTCGTGTTCATGGGTGGCTCGCCCGGCGCGACCACCTCCAAAAACTTCATGGACGGTCTGAGAAGCGGACTCAAGAAATACCCGGGTCTGAAGTTGCTCAACGAGCAGTACATCGTGACGAACTGGAATCCCGTCGACGCCCAGAAAGCCACGGTCGGTCTCATCGCGCAGTATCCAAAGATCGATGCCATCGTGACGGATGGTGGCGAAACCGCGCTGGCCGCTGTAAAAGCATTCGAACAGGCTCACCTTCCAGTCCCCGCCATCGCGACGATCGCAAGCGACAACCAGGTGAATTGCCATTTTGTCGCGGCGAAGCAGGCGGGCAAGCCCTATCCCTATTACACACTCGACGGCACGACGACGTACGTGCGCTTTGCGGTACGCCAGGGCGTCGCTGCCTACCAGGGAACCGTCAACAAGGAATCCCCTTCGATCCTTCCGTTCCCGTATGCGGATAGCGCGAAGGGGCTCGACCCGAAGTGCGACCCCACGGCACCACCCGATGCCGACCTCACCTCCGCGCTCCCGCCGGAGAAACTGAAGGCCGTGTTCGAACGTTGA
- a CDS encoding ABC transporter substrate-binding protein, which produces MGNQKLRLSIAVGNYDRMRPLIDGDVQIEGVDPVFLLQEPEEIFFRAFRHADYDICELSLSSYSVKTAAGESSYIAVPVFPSRAFRHTSIYVRADRGIEKPEDLKGKRIGVPEYQLTANVWVRLLLEEEYGVKASDVTWVRGGYEDPSRVEKIALNLPGDIKLEDAPEGETISGLLAAGKIDAVIGPRAPSCFDEGHPQVRYLFDDPHKTAADWYARTKLFPIMHTLGVRKTLAEQHPWLPGALVKAFEKSKTLALTRLSETGATKVTLPFVEDQLRAARKLMGFDFWSYGFAENERTIDRFLAQHYAEGLSSRRLKPHELFHPASLESFKI; this is translated from the coding sequence ATGGGAAATCAAAAGCTTCGGCTGTCTATCGCCGTTGGCAACTATGACCGCATGCGGCCGCTCATCGATGGGGACGTTCAGATCGAAGGCGTAGATCCCGTCTTCCTGCTTCAGGAGCCCGAGGAGATCTTCTTTCGCGCGTTTCGGCACGCCGACTACGACATCTGCGAGCTCTCGCTCAGTAGCTACTCGGTCAAGACGGCTGCGGGCGAGTCGTCCTATATCGCCGTGCCTGTCTTTCCGTCGCGGGCGTTCCGTCATACGTCGATCTACGTGCGCGCAGACCGTGGGATCGAGAAGCCTGAAGATCTGAAGGGAAAGCGCATCGGGGTGCCCGAGTACCAGCTCACCGCCAACGTCTGGGTCCGTCTCCTTCTTGAGGAGGAGTATGGCGTCAAGGCATCGGACGTGACCTGGGTGCGCGGTGGCTACGAAGATCCGTCCAGAGTCGAAAAGATCGCGCTGAACTTGCCCGGTGACATCAAGCTTGAAGACGCTCCCGAAGGCGAAACTATCTCCGGACTTCTGGCGGCGGGGAAGATCGACGCCGTTATCGGTCCGCGTGCGCCTTCCTGCTTTGACGAGGGTCATCCGCAGGTTCGATATCTCTTCGACGATCCCCACAAGACTGCGGCCGACTGGTATGCGCGCACAAAGCTGTTTCCGATCATGCATACGCTCGGTGTCAGAAAGACGCTCGCCGAACAGCATCCGTGGCTGCCGGGCGCGCTCGTGAAGGCATTCGAGAAATCGAAGACCCTCGCGCTCACGCGGCTCAGTGAGACCGGGGCGACCAAAGTGACCTTGCCGTTCGTCGAAGACCAGTTGCGGGCGGCGCGCAAGCTGATGGGCTTCGATTTCTGGTCGTACGGCTTTGCCGAAAACGAGCGGACTATCGATCGCTTCCTTGCCCAGCATTATGCGGAGGGGCTTTCCAGCCGCCGATTGAAGCCGCATGAGCTGTTTCACCCTGCGAGCCTGGAAAGCTTCAAGATCTGA
- a CDS encoding 4Fe-4S dicluster domain-containing protein: MSGWALVVDVSLCINCRNCVLATKDEYSGNAFPGYSAPHPPEGLETIRIERHVRGEGSLVDVTYIPKTCNHCDNAPCVKAASDGAIYKRPDGVVVIDPVKSHGRRDLVRSCPYGMIEWNEQEQVPQNWNFDAHLLDAGWKEPRCTQACPTKAIRALNVADAQLAEIVEKEHLSVMRPELGTRPRVFYKNLDDALSHLVAGNVCEDVGGGQLRNLAGAEVVLRDASDGRESTTRTDHFGDFRFSGLTAPSSRIEVRVRKDGTEKVLASRDRTGSVNLGTLVY, encoded by the coding sequence GTGAGCGGCTGGGCGCTGGTCGTTGATGTTTCACTCTGCATCAATTGCAGAAACTGCGTCCTCGCGACCAAGGACGAGTACAGCGGCAACGCCTTTCCGGGTTATTCCGCGCCTCATCCGCCGGAAGGCCTGGAAACGATCCGGATCGAACGTCACGTTCGCGGAGAGGGTTCGCTCGTCGATGTCACCTATATCCCGAAGACCTGCAATCACTGTGACAACGCACCCTGCGTCAAAGCGGCATCGGACGGCGCGATCTACAAGCGTCCGGACGGCGTCGTCGTGATCGACCCGGTCAAGTCGCATGGCCGGCGCGATCTGGTCCGGTCATGCCCTTACGGCATGATCGAATGGAATGAACAGGAACAGGTGCCACAGAACTGGAACTTCGACGCTCACCTGCTCGACGCCGGCTGGAAAGAGCCGCGCTGCACACAAGCCTGCCCCACCAAGGCGATCCGTGCGTTGAACGTCGCGGACGCCCAATTGGCGGAAATAGTCGAGAAAGAGCACCTGTCAGTCATGCGCCCCGAACTCGGCACCAGGCCGCGCGTCTTCTACAAGAATCTGGACGATGCACTCAGTCATCTGGTGGCAGGCAACGTCTGCGAAGACGTGGGTGGTGGTCAACTGCGCAATCTGGCGGGCGCCGAAGTTGTCCTGCGTGACGCCTCCGATGGACGCGAATCCACGACAAGGACCGACCATTTCGGCGACTTCCGATTCTCAGGGCTGACCGCGCCCTCCTCGCGTATCGAGGTGCGGGTGCGAAAGGACGGAACGGAAAAGGTGCTGGCTTCGAGAGACCGCACGGGAAGCGTCAACCTCGGCACGCTAGTCTATTGA
- a CDS encoding molybdopterin-dependent oxidoreductase, whose translation MQRKILVLILWLMPTVLRIAARKFPAMRAHLATGSGVIQLRLRDNTLSRQLHFGNGTVSGSWGVNPKPDAELVFMDVATARKMLAPNTDHAFLIDALKNFKITQGGSDPKLVWFGQLVNTMKTAAWRKGTPMKDGTTRYVTLTNGGPVFVFVKDDKIVRTTPIDLEEDDGPSWSITARGRRFSPARRATVSPHALSLKSLVYSEKRLLYPMKRVDFDPNGERNVQNRGISGYERISWDEALDIVAGEIRRMKQDYGPGAVAIVTGAHHQWGNINYYLSALLRFGNLIGHTRVEPSPISWEGWYWGAMHHYGNSLRLGTPSFYGTTEDCLQHAEVIVFWSSDPESTSGVYGGFEGTERRLWAKQLGIEFVHIDPYLTHSAQFLGGKWLPIKPGTDSALAIAIMHEWMTSGSYDKEYVESKTTGFDEWRAYVLGKEDGVPKTPEWQEAETGVPAKDVRSLAQLWASKKTYLAAGGLGAGFGGACRTETGAQWARSVVMMMAMQGWGKPGINFGNLQIGAPQDLNFYFPGYAEGGISGDLNNTASAANNYCRMPHIITINPVKQAVPRQRLAEAIVEGHAQGYAWDGFSTEGQFAEYSYPRPGLSRIHMLYRYGSSSFGTTPGSNRLVEAYRHSSLEFIVNQSIWMENEAQFADIILPACTALERDDISEWANCGGYIQHAQTQLNHRVVTMQHKCIEPLGESKSDYQIFLDIMLRLGYGGMYSEGGCSELAWCERMFNSTDLPRQTTWKKFLKKGYHVVPPPKDDDQPSVDMRWFAEGRPKDLPEPNPLPGTYSLGFGEGLPTQSGKFEFVPSSLRRIEQLDPARPAVNRYMNRASAAKQPFPLQLVTNHPVYSFHTHADGKNSHVSTIDEHRMEVDGYRYWVLRLNSKDAQTRGLQRGDLVRVYNAQASVICAVDVSQLVKAGVTRGNESCAELDLIETSMGLVDRGGCLNLLTPGGKMSPTADGIMPNTCWVEVEKWDSNLEKAA comes from the coding sequence ATGCAGCGAAAAATCCTCGTACTTATCCTCTGGCTCATGCCGACCGTGCTGCGTATTGCAGCACGCAAGTTCCCGGCCATGCGCGCGCATCTCGCCACAGGGAGTGGAGTCATCCAGTTGCGTCTCAGAGACAACACCCTCTCGAGACAACTCCATTTCGGAAACGGAACTGTGTCGGGGAGCTGGGGTGTGAATCCCAAACCCGACGCCGAGCTTGTCTTCATGGACGTGGCGACCGCCCGCAAGATGCTCGCGCCGAACACCGATCATGCGTTCCTGATCGACGCGCTCAAGAACTTCAAGATCACGCAGGGAGGAAGCGACCCGAAGCTCGTGTGGTTCGGCCAGCTCGTCAACACGATGAAGACGGCTGCGTGGCGCAAGGGCACGCCGATGAAGGACGGAACCACGCGTTACGTCACGCTCACCAATGGCGGACCCGTGTTCGTCTTCGTCAAGGACGACAAGATCGTCCGCACCACGCCCATCGATCTCGAAGAGGACGACGGGCCGAGCTGGAGTATCACGGCGAGAGGTCGCCGGTTTTCACCGGCGCGGCGCGCGACGGTCAGTCCGCACGCGCTCTCCCTCAAATCGCTCGTGTACTCCGAGAAGCGCCTCCTCTATCCGATGAAGCGCGTCGACTTTGATCCCAATGGCGAACGCAATGTTCAGAATCGCGGGATCTCGGGCTATGAACGCATCAGCTGGGACGAAGCGCTCGATATCGTCGCTGGAGAAATCCGCCGGATGAAGCAGGACTACGGCCCCGGGGCCGTCGCCATCGTCACGGGCGCGCATCACCAGTGGGGGAACATCAACTACTACCTGAGCGCGCTGCTGCGCTTCGGCAACCTGATTGGACACACCCGCGTCGAACCAAGTCCGATCAGCTGGGAAGGATGGTACTGGGGGGCGATGCATCACTACGGCAATAGCCTGCGGCTGGGCACGCCGAGCTTTTACGGCACGACCGAGGACTGCCTTCAGCATGCCGAGGTGATCGTGTTCTGGTCGAGCGATCCCGAATCGACCAGTGGTGTCTATGGCGGATTCGAAGGCACCGAGCGCCGGCTGTGGGCCAAGCAGCTCGGCATCGAGTTCGTGCATATCGATCCCTATCTGACGCACTCCGCTCAGTTCCTGGGCGGGAAATGGCTGCCGATCAAGCCGGGTACCGACTCGGCGCTCGCGATCGCGATCATGCATGAATGGATGACCAGCGGCAGCTACGATAAGGAATACGTGGAATCGAAGACGACCGGCTTCGACGAATGGCGTGCCTACGTTCTCGGCAAAGAGGACGGCGTACCGAAGACGCCGGAGTGGCAAGAGGCCGAAACCGGTGTGCCCGCCAAGGATGTCCGCAGTCTCGCGCAGTTGTGGGCGTCGAAGAAGACGTATCTCGCGGCCGGCGGCCTGGGCGCAGGCTTCGGTGGCGCATGCCGCACCGAGACGGGTGCTCAATGGGCGCGAAGCGTCGTCATGATGATGGCGATGCAGGGATGGGGAAAACCGGGAATTAACTTCGGCAATTTGCAGATCGGCGCGCCGCAGGACCTCAATTTTTACTTTCCTGGCTACGCCGAGGGCGGAATTTCCGGTGATCTGAACAACACGGCGAGCGCGGCCAATAACTACTGCCGCATGCCTCACATTATCACGATCAACCCGGTGAAGCAGGCCGTCCCCCGGCAACGGCTTGCCGAAGCCATCGTGGAGGGACACGCGCAAGGCTACGCGTGGGACGGCTTCTCGACCGAGGGGCAATTTGCCGAATACTCGTATCCGAGGCCGGGCCTTTCCCGCATCCACATGCTGTACCGCTACGGCTCGTCATCGTTCGGCACGACGCCGGGATCGAACAGGCTCGTTGAAGCGTATCGTCATTCATCGCTCGAATTTATCGTCAACCAGTCGATCTGGATGGAGAACGAGGCCCAGTTCGCAGACATTATTCTGCCTGCGTGCACCGCGCTCGAACGTGACGACATCTCCGAATGGGCGAATTGTGGTGGCTACATCCAGCATGCGCAGACCCAGCTCAATCACCGTGTGGTGACCATGCAGCACAAATGCATCGAGCCCCTCGGCGAATCGAAGTCGGACTATCAGATCTTTCTGGATATCATGCTCAGGCTTGGATACGGCGGGATGTACTCGGAAGGCGGGTGCTCCGAATTGGCCTGGTGCGAGCGGATGTTCAATTCTACCGACTTGCCCAGGCAGACCACCTGGAAGAAGTTCCTGAAAAAGGGCTATCACGTCGTGCCTCCACCGAAGGACGACGACCAGCCGTCTGTCGACATGCGCTGGTTTGCGGAAGGCCGTCCGAAGGATCTGCCGGAACCGAATCCGCTACCCGGCACGTATTCGCTCGGCTTCGGCGAGGGGCTGCCCACGCAGTCGGGCAAGTTCGAGTTCGTGCCGTCGAGCCTGCGTCGTATCGAACAGCTTGATCCTGCGAGGCCGGCCGTCAACCGCTACATGAACCGCGCTAGCGCCGCGAAACAACCGTTTCCGCTGCAACTCGTGACCAACCATCCCGTCTACAGCTTCCATACGCATGCGGATGGGAAGAACAGTCACGTCAGCACGATCGACGAACATCGGATGGAGGTCGACGGGTATCGATACTGGGTGCTGCGATTGAACTCCAAAGATGCGCAGACTCGAGGCCTGCAGCGTGGCGATCTGGTTCGGGTCTACAACGCGCAGGCGTCAGTCATCTGTGCGGTGGACGTTTCTCAGCTCGTCAAGGCGGGCGTGACACGCGGCAACGAGTCGTGTGCCGAGCTCGACCTGATCGAGACGTCGATGGGCCTGGTCGATCGGGGAGGTTGTCTCAATCTTCTGACGCCAGGTGGAAAAATGAGTCCGACCGCGGACGGGATCATGCCCAACACTTGCTGGGTGGAGGTGGAAAAATGGGACTCAAATCTCGAGAAGGCAGCGTGA
- a CDS encoding MarR family winged helix-turn-helix transcriptional regulator — MPKSNPGVAKATSDREPPGEAAAKLSPELFDERGRTVPWMAKTVRRLYDAQGQKILDRENLAIAYWYYLRVLAERGELNQLELSKRVGIASTTAVPALDNLEKRGLVQRIRDPKDRRKYYVSLKDEGRRLVDDMLPQLSEMFSASLDGISPRDMQVFWKVAHQIEKNLIRMSQDDTTLD, encoded by the coding sequence ATGCCCAAGTCGAATCCCGGTGTCGCCAAGGCAACTTCGGATCGCGAGCCGCCAGGCGAGGCGGCCGCGAAGCTGTCGCCCGAACTTTTTGATGAGCGTGGCCGAACGGTGCCGTGGATGGCCAAAACGGTACGCCGGCTCTATGATGCACAGGGCCAGAAAATTCTCGATAGAGAAAACCTTGCCATTGCGTATTGGTACTACCTGCGCGTACTCGCCGAGCGGGGCGAGTTGAATCAGCTCGAATTAAGTAAGCGAGTGGGGATTGCCTCGACGACCGCAGTGCCGGCACTCGACAACCTGGAAAAACGCGGGCTGGTACAAAGAATTCGAGATCCTAAAGACAGGAGAAAGTATTACGTCAGTCTTAAGGACGAGGGAAGGCGCCTGGTCGACGACATGTTGCCGCAGCTCTCGGAGATGTTTTCGGCCTCGCTCGACGGAATTTCTCCGCGGGACATGCAGGTGTTCTGGAAGGTCGCGCACCAGATCGAGAAAAATCTGATCCGGATGTCCCAGGACGATACGACCTTGGATTGA